The Selenomonas sp. AB3002 genome contains a region encoding:
- the scpB gene encoding methylmalonyl-CoA decarboxylase: MPLVNKIIKDRICFVTMQNGKHYNCLSEEMCEGIAEALLFAYNSECVGIVLQAEVNKGVWSAGHDMHELPQDGSDPLAFEVPMERLLRDVQDVPIPVIACVDGTVWGGACDLCLSCDMIVSSKNATFAITPAKIGIPYNASGLLHFINQLGMNKAREMFFLGMPIEAEDALNVGLINRVTEKDELEEVLEEQFLKPLRRNSVLSISAIKRQFRILSRASTVISAESFERINAYRHKVYGGEDYKEGINSFFEKREPKYKGKASDLD, encoded by the coding sequence ATGCCGTTAGTTAATAAAATCATCAAAGACCGCATCTGTTTTGTGACCATGCAGAACGGGAAGCATTACAACTGTCTCAGCGAAGAGATGTGTGAGGGGATTGCGGAGGCGCTGCTGTTTGCCTATAACAGCGAATGTGTGGGCATTGTGCTGCAGGCAGAGGTGAACAAGGGCGTGTGGAGTGCGGGCCACGATATGCACGAACTGCCCCAGGATGGCAGCGACCCCCTGGCCTTTGAAGTTCCCATGGAGAGATTGCTGCGGGATGTGCAGGATGTGCCTATTCCCGTGATTGCCTGCGTGGATGGCACGGTGTGGGGAGGAGCCTGCGACCTCTGCCTGTCCTGCGATATGATTGTCAGCTCCAAGAATGCCACCTTTGCCATCACCCCGGCCAAGATTGGCATTCCTTACAATGCCTCAGGTCTCTTGCACTTCATCAATCAGCTGGGCATGAACAAGGCCCGGGAGATGTTCTTCCTGGGGATGCCCATCGAAGCGGAAGATGCACTGAACGTGGGCCTGATAAACCGCGTGACTGAAAAAGACGAGCTGGAAGAGGTGCTGGAAGAACAGTTCCTCAAGCCCCTGCGCCGCAACAGCGTCCTGTCCATCAGCGCCATCAAGCGCCAGTTCCGCATCCTGAGCCGTGCTTCCACGGTCATCAGCGCAGAAAGCTTCGAGCGCATCAACGCCTATCGCCACAAGGTCTATGGCGGCGAGGATTACAAAGAGGGCATCAATTCCTTCTTTGAGAAACGGGAGCCGAAATACAAGGGAAAAGCATCGGACCTTGATTGA
- the pfkB gene encoding 1-phosphofructokinase: protein MIYTVTFNPALDYIVRLDSFAAGQINRVNYEQVLGGGKGINVSIVLGNMGIKSTALGFLAGFTGEEIKRQLEGFGVAHDFVQLPEGFSRINVKVKADKETEINGQGPKISEEAQAELFAKLDKLVEGDTLVLAGSIPNTLPDDIYERIMSRLDGKGIRVVVDAEKGLLLKVLKYHPFLIKPNNHELGDMFGVKLTTDEEIVTYAKKLQEQGARNVLISMAGDGAILLTEDGRHFKSPAPKGKLVNSVGAGDSMVAGFITGCHEKPEDFEHAFYMGVATGSASAFSENLATREEAEALYKSIRS, encoded by the coding sequence ATGATTTATACAGTTACTTTCAATCCGGCACTTGACTACATCGTGCGCTTGGATTCCTTTGCCGCAGGGCAGATCAACCGGGTGAACTACGAGCAGGTCCTGGGGGGCGGCAAGGGCATCAACGTGTCCATCGTCCTGGGCAACATGGGCATCAAGTCCACGGCTCTGGGCTTCCTGGCAGGCTTCACCGGCGAGGAAATCAAGCGCCAGCTGGAGGGCTTCGGCGTGGCTCATGACTTCGTGCAGCTTCCCGAGGGTTTCTCCCGCATCAACGTGAAGGTCAAGGCCGACAAGGAGACGGAAATCAACGGCCAGGGCCCCAAAATCAGCGAGGAGGCACAGGCAGAGCTCTTTGCCAAGCTGGACAAGCTGGTGGAAGGCGACACCCTGGTGCTGGCTGGTTCTATCCCCAACACCCTGCCGGATGACATTTATGAGCGCATCATGAGCCGCCTGGACGGCAAGGGTATCCGCGTGGTGGTTGATGCCGAGAAAGGTTTGCTCTTAAAGGTTCTTAAGTATCATCCTTTCCTCATCAAGCCCAACAATCACGAGCTGGGTGATATGTTCGGCGTGAAGCTCACCACTGACGAGGAAATCGTCACCTACGCCAAGAAGCTCCAGGAGCAGGGGGCCCGCAACGTGCTCATCTCCATGGCTGGCGACGGCGCTATCCTCCTGACCGAGGACGGCCGCCACTTCAAGAGCCCGGCCCCCAAGGGCAAGCTGGTGAACTCCGTAGGCGCAGGCGATTCCATGGTGGCAGGCTTCATCACCGGCTGCCATGAGAAGCCGGAAGACTTTGAGCACGCCTTCTACATGGGCGTAGCCACCGGCTCCGCCTCCGCTTTCAGCGAGAACCTGGCCACCAGGGAAGAAGCTGAGGCCCTCTACAAGAGCATCCGCAGCTGA
- a CDS encoding fructose-specific PTS transporter subunit EIIC translates to MRITDLLKSESILLGAQPADKNAAIRQLTDLMEKGGNLTDKEQYMKDVLAREASGTTGLGDGIATPHAKSAGVKAAGLSAMTVPAGMDFESMDGLPSRLFFQIAAPDSANDEHMAILSKLATMIMDADFKEALIAAKSKDEFLKLIDDKEDGKFVAAGAEPVATAPKADHIQVLAVTACPTGIAHTFMAAESLEQHAKKRGISIKVETNGSGGAKNVLTVEEIAAADAIIVAADKNVAMARFDGKPTIITKVADGINKADELLDKAMSGKAPVYHATGSDEAEGAADTAGESLGRQAYKHLMNGVSHMLPFVVGGGVLIALAFLFDAPEPAASFGSNTPFAKFFMSVGGAAFGFMLPVLAGFISMSIADRPGLAVGFVGGALAGTTGSGFLGALLAGFLGGWIVNLLKKAFANIPASLDGVKPVLLYPFFGILIMGFISMYIIAPPVSAINTWLTDTLANMDPSARILMGIVVAGMMAIDMGGPINKAAYVTGTGLLASGEYHVMAAVMAGGMVPPLAIALCTTFFKNRFTESEQKAGVVNYVMGMSFITEGAIPFAAGDPIRVIPSCVIGSAVAGALTMAFDCTLRAPHGGIFVVPTIGNPVMYLVAILIGAVVGCAVLSVLKKPLNK, encoded by the coding sequence ATGCGTATCACTGACCTGCTCAAGAGCGAGTCTATCCTCCTCGGAGCACAGCCGGCTGATAAGAATGCAGCCATCCGGCAGCTGACCGACCTGATGGAAAAGGGCGGCAACCTCACTGACAAGGAACAGTACATGAAAGATGTGCTGGCCCGCGAGGCTTCTGGCACCACCGGCCTGGGAGACGGCATCGCCACTCCCCATGCCAAGAGCGCTGGCGTCAAGGCCGCAGGCCTTTCGGCCATGACCGTGCCCGCAGGCATGGACTTCGAGTCCATGGACGGCCTGCCCTCCCGCCTGTTCTTCCAGATTGCCGCTCCGGACTCTGCCAATGACGAGCACATGGCCATCCTGTCCAAGCTGGCTACCATGATCATGGATGCTGACTTCAAGGAAGCCCTCATTGCCGCCAAGTCCAAGGACGAGTTCCTGAAGCTCATTGACGACAAGGAAGACGGCAAGTTCGTGGCTGCCGGAGCTGAGCCTGTGGCAACAGCTCCCAAGGCTGACCACATCCAGGTGCTGGCTGTCACTGCCTGCCCCACCGGCATCGCCCATACCTTCATGGCTGCCGAGTCCCTGGAGCAGCACGCCAAGAAGCGCGGCATCTCCATCAAGGTTGAGACCAACGGCTCCGGCGGCGCCAAGAACGTCCTCACTGTTGAGGAAATCGCCGCTGCTGATGCCATCATCGTGGCTGCTGACAAGAACGTGGCTATGGCCCGCTTCGACGGCAAGCCCACCATCATCACCAAGGTAGCCGACGGCATAAACAAGGCTGACGAGCTCCTGGACAAGGCTATGAGCGGCAAGGCTCCTGTGTACCATGCCACCGGCAGCGACGAGGCTGAGGGTGCAGCAGATACCGCAGGCGAGTCTTTGGGTCGTCAGGCATACAAGCACCTCATGAACGGCGTCAGCCACATGCTCCCCTTCGTGGTGGGCGGCGGTGTGCTCATCGCTTTGGCTTTCCTCTTTGATGCTCCTGAGCCGGCTGCTTCCTTCGGCAGCAACACCCCCTTCGCCAAGTTCTTCATGAGCGTTGGTGGCGCAGCCTTCGGCTTCATGCTGCCGGTATTGGCTGGTTTCATCTCCATGTCCATTGCTGACCGTCCTGGTCTGGCTGTGGGCTTCGTGGGTGGCGCTCTGGCTGGTACCACCGGTTCCGGCTTCCTTGGTGCCCTCCTGGCCGGCTTCCTGGGCGGCTGGATCGTGAACCTCCTCAAGAAGGCTTTCGCTAATATCCCCGCCAGCCTGGACGGCGTGAAGCCCGTCCTCCTCTATCCCTTCTTCGGCATCCTCATCATGGGCTTCATCTCCATGTACATCATTGCGCCTCCTGTCAGCGCCATCAACACCTGGCTCACTGACACCCTGGCCAACATGGATCCCTCTGCCCGTATCCTCATGGGCATCGTAGTGGCCGGCATGATGGCTATCGACATGGGCGGCCCCATCAACAAGGCTGCTTACGTCACCGGTACCGGCCTCCTGGCTTCCGGCGAATACCATGTGATGGCTGCTGTCATGGCAGGCGGCATGGTTCCTCCTCTGGCCATCGCTCTCTGCACCACCTTCTTCAAGAACCGTTTCACCGAAAGTGAGCAGAAGGCCGGTGTCGTGAACTACGTCATGGGTATGTCCTTCATCACTGAAGGTGCTATTCCTTTCGCAGCTGGTGACCCGATTCGCGTGATTCCCTCCTGCGTCATCGGCTCCGCTGTGGCAGGCGCCCTGACCATGGCCTTCGACTGCACCCTCCGTGCTCCCCACGGCGGCATCTTCGTAGTCCCCACCATCGGCAACCCGGTGATGTACCTCGTCGCCATCCTCATTGGCGCCGTAGTCGGCTGCGCAGTGCTCTCCGTGCTGAAGAAGCCCCTGAACAAATAA
- a CDS encoding DeoR/GlpR family DNA-binding transcription regulator — translation MLTEERYAAILRLLTEKKAVTVTELTRLLNTSESTVRRDLTSLHKSGRLYKVYGGATAIDNRYSASEEDMRTKSSLFTEEKVGIARLAAGLVKRRDFVYLDAGSTTLQMIDFLTEKGATYVTNGLPHASKLSARGFKVFILGGAMKATTEAVVGSGAIRSLEAYNFTKGFFGTNGISTQSGYSTPDADEGEVKGEALKRCKHAYVLADRSKFNRIAPITFGSISSATIITGKLEDKKYRDFTTVLEDGE, via the coding sequence ATGCTCACGGAAGAGCGTTATGCAGCTATCCTGCGACTGCTCACAGAAAAGAAGGCTGTGACAGTCACGGAGCTCACTCGCCTTCTCAACACATCGGAATCCACCGTGCGGCGTGACCTCACCAGCCTGCACAAGAGCGGCAGGCTCTACAAGGTCTACGGAGGCGCCACCGCCATCGACAATCGCTACTCCGCTTCGGAGGAGGATATGCGCACCAAGAGTTCCCTCTTTACGGAGGAAAAGGTGGGCATTGCACGTCTGGCGGCAGGGCTGGTGAAGCGCCGGGATTTTGTCTATCTGGACGCAGGCTCCACCACCCTCCAGATGATTGATTTCCTGACGGAAAAGGGAGCCACTTACGTCACCAACGGCCTGCCCCATGCCTCCAAACTTTCCGCCAGAGGCTTCAAGGTCTTTATCCTGGGAGGGGCCATGAAAGCTACCACGGAAGCAGTGGTGGGCAGCGGGGCTATCAGAAGCCTGGAGGCGTACAATTTCACTAAGGGGTTTTTCGGCACCAACGGCATCAGCACCCAGTCCGGTTACAGCACGCCGGATGCAGACGAGGGTGAGGTTAAAGGGGAAGCCCTGAAGCGCTGCAAGCACGCCTATGTGCTGGCAGACCGTTCCAAGTTCAACAGGATTGCTCCCATTACCTTTGGCAGCATTTCCAGCGCCACCATCATCACAGGGAAGCTGGAAGACAAGAAATACCGGGACTTCACCACGGTCCTGGAAGATGGGGAGTAA